In the genome of Flexistipes sinusarabici DSM 4947, one region contains:
- a CDS encoding CsgG/HfaB family protein: MKRYFFQFFLLTVITFFFTISCAPPKLDPLSMQIKQEDQEQVVIPDACKSQYKSKIYRVAVVPFLNNTIYGEMTVRNSQIEGRADINRRQAGAAGVIVGPGAAGLGYAGASRTDIKYSGNVNTFMRQIAPKIGEFAQSAVENTIVNLGGVDVFTRSQMQNVLDEQNFQMNLADQNTVVKFGKLAGVDYIISGSVDYINARYIPQTKFKDTGNAWLNLTQAVAKSMTEGWNVTTEMTIQLIDVATGQVLVSKKVRGRELGGVQPAFNPELIISAAKKAMGESVTDIKSVFSEIFNARGYINQLRGGKSVALISIGKSDGIKPGDTVEAYQFAAIKDFMTGEVECYKSTIPVNMIVTNQVNQNSAWVIIKGNESAKSRLKVGTLVEKAPYEGQGLLDKLY; the protein is encoded by the coding sequence GTGAAAAGATATTTCTTTCAGTTTTTTCTGCTTACAGTTATAACATTTTTTTTTACCATTTCATGCGCTCCGCCGAAACTTGATCCGCTGTCCATGCAGATTAAACAGGAAGATCAGGAGCAGGTTGTAATCCCTGATGCCTGTAAATCCCAGTATAAAAGTAAAATCTACAGAGTAGCGGTTGTTCCATTTCTTAATAATACAATATATGGTGAAATGACAGTCCGGAACTCACAGATCGAGGGGCGGGCAGATATCAATCGCAGACAGGCAGGAGCGGCGGGAGTCATTGTCGGGCCGGGGGCTGCCGGTTTAGGTTATGCCGGAGCCAGCAGAACAGATATTAAATATTCCGGCAATGTTAATACATTTATGCGTCAAATAGCTCCTAAGATAGGTGAATTTGCCCAGTCTGCAGTTGAGAATACAATAGTAAATCTCGGCGGCGTAGATGTGTTTACAAGGTCACAGATGCAGAATGTCCTTGATGAACAGAATTTTCAAATGAATCTTGCGGATCAGAATACTGTCGTAAAATTTGGCAAACTGGCAGGAGTGGATTATATAATTTCCGGAAGCGTAGATTATATAAATGCAAGATATATCCCCCAAACAAAATTTAAAGACACGGGCAATGCATGGTTAAACCTCACCCAAGCAGTGGCAAAATCAATGACGGAAGGCTGGAATGTTACAACAGAAATGACAATTCAACTGATAGATGTTGCCACAGGGCAGGTTCTTGTTTCCAAAAAAGTCAGAGGAAGAGAACTTGGCGGTGTTCAGCCGGCATTTAATCCTGAATTAATTATTTCTGCAGCTAAGAAAGCCATGGGCGAATCTGTCACAGATATAAAATCTGTTTTTTCAGAGATATTTAATGCTCGCGGTTATATCAACCAGCTCAGGGGCGGGAAATCTGTGGCTTTGATTTCTATCGGCAAAAGTGACGGTATTAAACCGGGTGATACTGTTGAAGCATATCAATTTGCAGCCATAAAAGATTTTATGACCGGGGAAGTTGAGTGTTATAAGTCAACAATACCTGTAAATATGATAGTTACGAACCAAGTGAATCAGAACAGCGCATGGGTAATTATTAAGGGTAATGAGTCAGCTAAATCGAGGTTAAAAGTAGGGACATTGGTTGAAAAAGCCCCATATGAAGGTCAGGGGTTATTGGATAAACTCTACTGA
- a CDS encoding uracil-DNA glycosylase — MDILKDVYGVEFLLFDEKEGHSRVSENSSETGYVAEDMNREMQVLFDKVSVCVECPLHKTRSNVVFGEGNTDARLMFIGEGPGAEEDRQGRPFVGRAGQLLTKMINAMGLEREDVFIANIVKCRPPQNRNPFKDEISTCIGYLYKQIEIIKPEVIISLGGVAAQALLNTEKGISRLRGKFTELNGIKLMPTFHPAYLLRNPKMKRPAWEDLQEVMKILNLKQ, encoded by the coding sequence ATGGATATTCTAAAAGATGTATATGGAGTGGAATTTTTACTTTTTGATGAAAAAGAGGGACATTCCCGTGTTAGCGAAAATTCATCAGAAACGGGTTATGTTGCGGAAGATATGAACAGAGAAATGCAGGTTTTGTTTGATAAAGTTTCAGTATGTGTGGAATGCCCCCTGCACAAAACAAGGTCAAACGTTGTGTTTGGTGAAGGCAACACCGATGCGCGTCTTATGTTTATCGGTGAAGGTCCCGGTGCTGAAGAGGACAGACAGGGGCGCCCTTTTGTGGGCAGGGCAGGGCAGCTTCTTACCAAAATGATCAATGCTATGGGTCTGGAAAGGGAAGATGTATTTATAGCAAATATTGTAAAATGCAGACCTCCACAGAACAGAAATCCTTTTAAAGATGAAATATCCACCTGTATAGGCTATTTATATAAACAGATTGAAATAATTAAGCCCGAAGTGATTATCTCTTTGGGCGGTGTTGCGGCGCAGGCACTGCTGAATACCGAAAAAGGTATTTCCCGGTTAAGGGGTAAGTTTACAGAACTAAACGGTATTAAATTAATGCCCACATTTCACCCCGCTTATTTATTAAGAAATCCGAAGATGAAAAGACCTGCCTGGGAGGATTTGCAGGAGGTTATGAAAATTCTGAATCTTAAACAATAA
- the coaBC gene encoding bifunctional phosphopantothenoylcysteine decarboxylase/phosphopantothenate--cysteine ligase CoaBC, whose protein sequence is MSNVLIGVTGGIACYKIPSLCRRLLDKGHSVRVIMTEAATKFITPLTFESLTHERVYIDDFREGEEPDNIYHIDLVKWADVFVIAPATANTIAKISYGIADNLLTSSVLAKPDDVPLIVVPSMNTVMYESRQNQNNLAGLYELGYEIVDPVIGNLACKDVGIGKMPEPEDLADLVDSRLKSREEYKNINFLITAGGTKEYIDPVRFISNKSSGKMGLAFCDSVKKRGGSFRLICPSSVEAHYPAVFADTAGDMLARVNDFISECDILIMAAAVADYKPKKYFSSKIKKNNGHMCVDLEKNPDILQEISGYKRKNQVFVGFAAESDNLQENALKKLKDKKLDMIVANDISRKDIGFDSLYNEVTVFFADGKVEHIGKKRKSEIAEDILNFAVNIFKNKKGFK, encoded by the coding sequence ATGAGTAATGTTTTGATTGGTGTAACGGGTGGTATTGCCTGTTACAAAATTCCTTCACTGTGCAGAAGGCTTTTGGATAAAGGGCATAGTGTTAGGGTTATTATGACGGAAGCTGCAACCAAATTTATTACTCCGCTGACTTTTGAATCACTAACGCATGAGAGAGTATACATTGATGATTTCAGGGAAGGGGAAGAACCTGACAATATTTATCATATTGATCTTGTGAAGTGGGCTGATGTTTTTGTAATAGCTCCTGCAACGGCTAATACGATTGCGAAAATTTCTTATGGAATAGCCGATAACCTCCTTACATCTTCGGTTTTGGCAAAACCTGATGATGTACCTTTGATAGTTGTACCTTCCATGAACACCGTTATGTATGAAAGCCGTCAGAATCAGAACAATCTGGCCGGACTTTATGAGTTAGGATATGAAATTGTGGATCCGGTTATTGGGAATTTGGCATGTAAGGATGTGGGAATCGGGAAAATGCCTGAACCGGAAGATTTGGCTGATTTGGTTGATTCAAGGTTGAAAAGCCGTGAGGAATATAAAAATATAAACTTTCTTATAACGGCTGGAGGGACAAAAGAGTATATTGATCCTGTTAGGTTCATATCGAACAAATCCAGTGGGAAAATGGGGCTGGCTTTTTGTGACAGCGTAAAGAAAAGAGGGGGCAGTTTTCGTCTTATCTGTCCGTCATCCGTTGAAGCGCATTATCCGGCTGTTTTTGCTGATACAGCTGGTGATATGCTTGCAAGGGTTAATGATTTTATTTCCGAATGCGATATTTTGATAATGGCTGCCGCAGTTGCGGATTATAAGCCAAAAAAATATTTTTCTTCCAAAATCAAAAAGAATAATGGTCATATGTGTGTTGACCTTGAGAAAAACCCTGATATCCTTCAGGAAATTTCTGGATATAAACGTAAAAATCAGGTTTTTGTGGGATTTGCCGCTGAGAGTGACAATTTACAGGAAAATGCGTTGAAAAAACTGAAAGACAAAAAGCTTGACATGATAGTGGCTAACGATATTTCCAGAAAAGATATAGGATTTGATTCTTTGTACAATGAAGTTACTGTATTTTTTGCAGACGGAAAGGTGGAACATATTGGTAAAAAGAGAAAAAGTGAAATTGCTGAGGATATACTTAATTTTGCTGTAAATATTTTTAAGAATAAAAAAGGTTTTAAATAA
- the rpoZ gene encoding DNA-directed RNA polymerase subunit omega, whose protein sequence is MPLLDIEKGVRKKEIKSRFRLVRLAGLRSRELLNPKEDTLPCQEENYDKYTTKALSEIINGKIAFEPVKKETGESDE, encoded by the coding sequence ATGCCATTACTTGATATTGAAAAAGGTGTCAGAAAAAAGGAAATTAAAAGTAGATTCAGGCTTGTTCGTCTGGCCGGCTTACGTTCCAGGGAACTCCTTAATCCCAAAGAAGATACGCTCCCCTGTCAGGAAGAAAATTACGATAAATATACTACTAAGGCTCTTTCAGAAATAATAAACGGTAAAATTGCTTTTGAGCCTGTTAAAAAGGAAACTGGAGAATCTGATGAGTAA
- the gmk gene encoding guanylate kinase, with translation MIRSESRYRILSNQDIAKSPGKLFVVSAPSGAGKTSLCNRLIKKYPDLKYSISHTTRKPRKNEEDGKDYFFVDENQFNQMIENGDFIEWAVVHENYYGTSADFIKQQLKNGYDVILDIDPQGARILRKKLGYGVYIFIVASSLKELENRLKKRRSESEEKINKRLQNAIKEVRYYKNYDYLILNDNYNKAFYELECIFVAEHLKTLEIENIEDIMKLEV, from the coding sequence TTGATAAGATCAGAGAGCAGGTACAGAATATTGTCTAACCAAGATATTGCTAAAAGTCCGGGTAAGCTTTTTGTTGTAAGTGCACCGAGCGGTGCCGGGAAAACGAGTCTGTGCAACAGATTGATTAAAAAATACCCTGATTTGAAATATTCTATATCACATACCACCAGAAAACCGAGGAAAAATGAGGAAGATGGAAAAGATTACTTTTTTGTTGATGAAAATCAGTTCAATCAGATGATAGAGAACGGAGATTTTATCGAGTGGGCTGTTGTTCATGAGAATTATTACGGCACATCGGCCGATTTTATAAAGCAGCAGCTGAAAAACGGTTATGATGTTATTCTGGATATCGACCCTCAGGGAGCAAGGATTCTGAGGAAAAAGCTGGGATACGGAGTATATATTTTTATAGTTGCATCAAGTCTTAAAGAATTGGAAAACAGGCTTAAGAAAAGGCGCAGTGAAAGTGAGGAAAAGATTAATAAAAGATTGCAAAATGCAATTAAGGAAGTAAGATACTATAAAAATTACGATTATTTAATTCTGAATGATAATTATAATAAAGCTTTTTATGAGTTGGAATGTATATTTGTTGCTGAACATTTAAAGACGTTGGAAATCGAAAATATAGAAGATATTATGAAACTGGAGGTTTAA
- a CDS encoding YicC/YloC family endoribonuclease — protein MILSMTGFGRNFLANDFCYVKTEIKSVNSKYLDLRFRLPKLFNYLEIDLMNIFREKALRGKIDISVDVQFRKPVKIPKINHNMLNLYLDALREIQMESEVLDDIRIDHLIHYDDILEFNEDKETEEKVGAFIKDSVSQALQELNSMRQKEGENLYNDLKERIERLKESAKKIDNLKNSVFDYWFDKFKKRMEKLDIEAQEDRITQEAGFYAEKADITEEVVRVDSHLNQFMSTLEKEDFCGKKLDFISQELHREFNTIGSKSNSADVVNIVVSAKSEIDKIREQVQNIV, from the coding sequence ATGATTTTAAGTATGACCGGTTTTGGGAGGAATTTTCTTGCGAACGATTTCTGTTATGTGAAAACTGAAATCAAAAGTGTAAACAGCAAATATCTCGATTTAAGATTCAGGCTTCCGAAATTATTCAATTATCTTGAAATCGATCTGATGAATATTTTCAGGGAAAAAGCTCTGAGAGGTAAAATTGACATAAGTGTGGATGTGCAGTTCAGGAAACCTGTTAAAATACCGAAAATAAACCACAACATGCTCAACCTTTATCTTGATGCTCTCAGGGAAATACAGATGGAAAGCGAGGTTTTGGATGATATCCGTATAGACCATCTGATTCATTACGATGATATATTGGAATTTAATGAAGACAAAGAGACTGAAGAGAAGGTGGGTGCATTCATAAAGGATTCTGTCAGCCAGGCGCTCCAGGAGCTTAACAGTATGAGGCAGAAAGAAGGAGAAAACCTTTATAATGATTTAAAGGAAAGAATAGAAAGACTTAAGGAATCGGCAAAAAAGATAGATAACTTGAAGAACAGTGTTTTTGATTATTGGTTTGATAAATTTAAAAAACGGATGGAGAAGCTGGATATAGAAGCCCAGGAGGACAGAATTACCCAGGAAGCAGGTTTTTATGCAGAGAAGGCTGATATTACCGAAGAAGTGGTAAGAGTTGATTCACATCTTAATCAATTTATGAGCACGCTGGAGAAGGAGGATTTCTGCGGTAAAAAACTTGATTTTATATCGCAGGAGCTTCACAGAGAATTCAATACAATTGGTTCGAAAAGCAACTCAGCAGATGTGGTGAACATTGTCGTTTCTGCAAAGAGTGAAATTGATAAGATCAGAGAGCAGGTACAGAATATTGTCTAA
- a CDS encoding slipin family protein gives MFNTTTLIAIIILLVLSLLVNILKILREYERGVVFRLGRFVGVRGPGLIILIPFIEKLVKVNLRTVVMDVPPQDVITRDNVSVKVNAVVYFRVVHPDKAILEVENYLTATSQLCQTTLRSIIGQFELDDILSNRDKINSDLQSVIDSQTDPWGVKVSAVEIKHIDLPNEMQRAMSKQAETERIRRSKVINANGELEAAEKLSQASDIMSTNPITIQLRYLQTLNEIGNEKNSTIVFPIPIEMFKLFEKFMKDDNKDEKTRE, from the coding sequence ATGTTTAATACCACAACATTGATTGCGATAATTATTTTGCTTGTGTTGTCTTTACTCGTTAATATCCTTAAAATTTTAAGGGAATATGAGCGCGGAGTAGTTTTCAGACTGGGTAGGTTTGTAGGAGTAAGGGGCCCCGGGTTAATTATTCTGATTCCTTTTATAGAAAAACTTGTAAAAGTTAACCTGAGAACCGTTGTTATGGACGTACCCCCTCAGGATGTAATTACCAGAGATAACGTTTCAGTAAAGGTAAATGCGGTGGTCTATTTCAGAGTCGTACACCCTGATAAAGCAATTCTGGAAGTGGAAAATTATCTGACAGCCACATCCCAGCTCTGTCAGACAACATTGAGAAGTATAATCGGACAATTTGAACTGGATGACATACTCTCCAACAGAGATAAAATAAACAGTGATCTACAGTCGGTTATCGATTCACAGACCGATCCTTGGGGAGTAAAGGTGAGCGCTGTGGAAATAAAACATATCGATTTGCCTAATGAAATGCAGAGAGCAATGTCAAAGCAGGCTGAAACAGAAAGAATAAGGAGATCCAAGGTAATCAATGCTAACGGTGAACTGGAAGCTGCCGAAAAGCTTTCCCAGGCAAGTGACATAATGTCCACCAATCCGATAACCATTCAGCTGAGATATCTTCAGACTCTCAACGAAATCGGCAACGAGAAAAATTCCACCATTGTTTTCCCAATTCCAATAGAAATGTTTAAACTTTTTGAAAAATTTATGAAGGATGATAACAAAGACGAGAAAACAAGAGAGTGA
- a CDS encoding SurA N-terminal domain-containing protein produces MLKQFRNQKRLLSVFLWLVIAAFIGTIFLVWGVGSRNQSSNNYALKVNEYKVSYEEYQNSYQNTVDTLRQLFGNQSKQMPSNEEIQKQDITELKNKYLLLGQANKLNIPVSDTEVMNELTNISSFLQNGQFSPERYTNILRANGLTPAAFEQSLKEDIKISKLRNMIRNSTRVTPSEIKKEYTYRNTEAKIRYIPFSPSSFKDNVNIKDEDLRAYFVENKENYRIPEEIKLKYIEFNPRDFDFKTNITQQEMESYYFQNKSEFSQPEKVRASHILIRVKDFDNETEVKNARNKIENILAQLKKGKDFSEMAKKYSEDASAQNGGDLGYFKKGEMIKEFENTAFSLETGKISGIVKTPFGFHIIKVTDHRKAKELTFQEAKDSIAEKLKKRNKEQYFNDKVFNIYSKILKASNISAYQSKNENITVHTTKYFNTYENVYPLEGKPDVKRQLFNLPEAEVSNVIDIGDKKYVFEVADRKDSYVPEFSKIEEKVRQDYIQEQSIQKARNYAEKLLKENKNIESISDSVNKNYTTTPFFKRAESIPGIGINSKLTDNIFAAEMGSTLDKPYTVNSRVYLVELADIKTPDFPAEKDHPDIRNFIANIKSEAALNSYISKLESKAEIWVAPSLRDYIGN; encoded by the coding sequence ATGCTGAAACAATTCAGAAATCAAAAAAGACTTCTCAGTGTTTTCTTATGGCTGGTCATTGCTGCATTTATAGGCACAATCTTTCTGGTCTGGGGTGTGGGGAGCAGAAATCAAAGCAGCAACAACTATGCACTGAAAGTTAATGAATATAAAGTTTCTTATGAAGAGTATCAAAACTCATATCAAAATACAGTTGATACACTAAGGCAGCTATTCGGGAATCAGTCCAAACAAATGCCTTCTAATGAGGAAATACAAAAGCAGGATATAACAGAATTAAAAAACAAATATCTTTTGCTGGGACAAGCAAATAAGCTCAATATCCCGGTCTCAGACACCGAAGTAATGAATGAGCTCACCAATATCTCATCTTTTCTGCAAAACGGACAATTCAGTCCGGAAAGGTACACCAATATTTTACGGGCAAACGGTTTAACACCTGCAGCTTTTGAGCAGAGTTTAAAAGAAGATATAAAAATTTCCAAACTGAGAAATATGATTAGAAACTCAACACGGGTTACCCCTTCAGAAATAAAAAAAGAATATACTTACCGTAACACCGAAGCTAAAATAAGATATATTCCATTCTCCCCTTCATCTTTCAAAGATAATGTAAATATCAAAGATGAAGACCTGAGGGCATATTTTGTTGAGAACAAGGAAAACTACAGAATTCCTGAGGAAATCAAATTAAAATACATAGAATTCAACCCCCGGGACTTTGACTTTAAAACCAACATTACTCAGCAGGAAATGGAAAGTTATTACTTTCAAAATAAATCTGAATTCAGTCAGCCGGAAAAAGTCAGGGCCAGCCATATCCTTATAAGAGTAAAAGACTTTGATAATGAAACCGAAGTAAAAAATGCCAGAAATAAAATTGAAAATATCCTGGCACAGTTAAAAAAGGGAAAAGACTTTTCAGAAATGGCAAAAAAATATTCTGAAGATGCCAGTGCACAAAACGGCGGTGACTTAGGATATTTCAAAAAGGGAGAGATGATAAAAGAATTCGAAAATACCGCCTTTTCTCTGGAGACCGGGAAAATAAGCGGTATTGTAAAAACTCCTTTTGGTTTTCATATAATTAAAGTTACAGACCACCGGAAAGCTAAAGAACTTACATTCCAGGAGGCCAAAGACTCCATAGCTGAAAAGCTGAAGAAGCGTAATAAAGAACAGTATTTCAATGACAAGGTTTTTAATATTTACAGTAAAATTTTAAAAGCTTCAAATATTTCAGCATACCAATCTAAAAATGAAAATATTACTGTTCATACAACAAAATACTTCAACACTTACGAGAATGTTTACCCCTTGGAAGGTAAGCCGGATGTGAAGAGACAATTGTTTAACCTTCCTGAAGCTGAGGTCAGTAACGTTATCGATATAGGCGATAAAAAATATGTTTTTGAAGTTGCTGACAGAAAGGATTCATATGTACCGGAATTCAGCAAAATAGAAGAAAAAGTCAGACAGGATTATATTCAGGAACAAAGCATACAAAAGGCCCGGAATTATGCCGAGAAGCTTCTAAAGGAAAATAAAAATATCGAAAGCATATCAGACAGTGTCAATAAAAATTATACAACAACACCTTTTTTTAAAAGGGCTGAGAGCATTCCTGGAATCGGTATCAACAGCAAGTTGACTGACAATATCTTCGCTGCTGAAATGGGAAGTACACTCGATAAACCATACACAGTAAATTCAAGGGTGTATCTTGTCGAGTTGGCAGATATAAAAACTCCGGATTTTCCGGCAGAAAAAGATCATCCGGATATCAGAAACTTCATAGCCAATATAAAAAGCGAAGCAGCATTGAATTCCTATATCAGCAAACTCGAGTCAAAAGCTGAAATATGGGTAGCACCATCCCTTAGAGATTATATCGGTAACTAA
- a CDS encoding CidA/LrgA family protein: MISGLFILFLFLFLGNTTSEILNIPIPGSVIGMLYLTGALRFNIVKLDLVKDAAEVLVKNMAFLFIPPGVGVMLYFKLIGNSFLSIVVSFFLSAILVLIVVGVSQQILDRGKQND; the protein is encoded by the coding sequence ATGATTTCCGGTCTTTTTATACTTTTTCTATTCCTTTTTCTCGGCAACACCACTTCAGAGATCCTTAATATCCCTATTCCGGGCAGCGTCATAGGGATGTTATACCTGACAGGTGCACTTCGATTTAATATTGTAAAACTCGATTTGGTAAAAGATGCAGCAGAAGTTTTGGTGAAAAATATGGCTTTTCTTTTCATTCCTCCAGGCGTCGGAGTCATGCTTTACTTCAAATTGATTGGAAATTCTTTTTTATCTATTGTCGTATCATTTTTTTTGAGCGCAATTTTGGTTTTAATTGTGGTTGGGGTTTCACAACAGATACTCGATCGGGGAAAACAGAATGATTGA
- a CDS encoding CidB/LrgB family autolysis modulator, whose product MIESPVFAVMFTFGVYFLSSKLYSKFNFFLFNPILLSIVSIIVFLKIFNIDYNTYFAGAKIISFFLPVSVVALGVPLYLQLGEIKKRGFSIILSTIIGSIVGILSAALTAKYMGASREIVASIAPKSVTTPIAMSISDKIGGIPPLTAALVICTGIFGAILGPAILNLFKIKDKVAFGLAMGSASHGIGTARAAEEGQLEGAVSGLAISLNGVATAILTPILFKLIYLIL is encoded by the coding sequence ATGATTGAATCTCCTGTATTTGCCGTAATGTTCACTTTCGGGGTTTATTTTTTATCTTCAAAATTATATTCAAAATTTAATTTTTTTCTTTTTAATCCTATCCTGTTGTCAATTGTTTCCATTATTGTTTTCCTTAAAATTTTTAACATAGACTATAATACTTATTTTGCAGGAGCTAAAATAATAAGTTTTTTTCTGCCGGTATCTGTGGTAGCCCTGGGTGTCCCTCTTTACCTACAGCTGGGTGAAATAAAAAAGCGCGGTTTCTCGATAATACTGTCCACCATAATCGGAAGTATTGTAGGCATACTATCAGCGGCGCTTACCGCAAAATATATGGGTGCATCCAGGGAAATAGTTGCAAGTATAGCCCCCAAGTCCGTCACCACACCGATAGCCATGTCGATTTCTGATAAAATTGGGGGAATACCGCCGTTGACGGCAGCTTTAGTCATTTGTACAGGAATTTTCGGTGCAATACTGGGGCCTGCAATTTTAAATCTGTTCAAAATAAAAGACAAAGTTGCATTCGGGCTGGCAATGGGGTCCGCTTCCCATGGGATAGGAACGGCAAGAGCAGCAGAAGAAGGTCAGCTTGAAGGTGCTGTGTCAGGTCTGGCTATATCCCTCAACGGAGTAGCTACTGCAATTCTTACGCCAATCTTGTTTAAACTGATCTATCTGATCCTATGA
- a CDS encoding RNA pseudouridine synthase, with protein MIDIVDILIKKYDLSGRQAKKLIKKGCVLLNDKPVNSRYIEKSGTDKITVNLKRPEIIYDTHDFFIKQTPHVLFLYKPPFMHTERITPFDPLTLQDIVQNEFPGYKLISRLDFETDGVVAAIRDLPEYSTKKQYLAFICGKLRENIKLSNEIDASHRKKVKVLNKQGNNTTILSPIKQFKDNSGDEVTLIGVSLNYAVRHQIRALCAHIGMPIVGDTLYGFKDYKRMLLHCKYTKIVSPLLNEKEIQTFSPKWQSFVKSFD; from the coding sequence ATGATTGATATAGTAGATATTCTCATAAAAAAATATGATTTGAGCGGCAGACAGGCCAAAAAACTTATAAAAAAAGGATGTGTGCTGCTTAATGATAAGCCTGTAAACTCAAGATATATAGAAAAAAGCGGAACGGATAAAATTACAGTCAACCTAAAAAGACCGGAAATCATATACGATACCCATGATTTCTTTATTAAACAAACCCCGCATGTCCTTTTCCTCTACAAACCTCCGTTTATGCATACAGAAAGGATAACCCCTTTTGACCCTTTAACACTGCAGGATATTGTACAAAACGAATTTCCAGGTTACAAGCTGATTTCAAGACTGGATTTTGAGACAGACGGAGTTGTTGCAGCAATCAGGGATTTACCGGAATATTCTACAAAAAAACAGTATCTCGCTTTCATTTGCGGAAAACTTAGGGAAAACATAAAGCTTTCAAATGAAATAGACGCATCTCATCGAAAAAAGGTAAAAGTTTTAAACAAGCAGGGAAATAATACAACAATTTTAAGCCCGATAAAGCAGTTCAAGGATAATTCCGGAGATGAGGTCACACTGATCGGCGTTTCACTAAATTATGCTGTAAGACATCAAATCAGAGCCCTTTGCGCCCATATCGGCATGCCTATTGTAGGTGATACTTTATACGGTTTCAAAGATTACAAACGAATGCTTCTTCACTGCAAATACACGAAAATTGTCTCCCCACTGCTTAATGAAAAGGAAATTCAGACTTTCAGCCCCAAGTGGCAGAGTTTTGTAAAATCTTTCGATTAA